One window of the Sebastes umbrosus isolate fSebUmb1 chromosome 1, fSebUmb1.pri, whole genome shotgun sequence genome contains the following:
- the LOC119504398 gene encoding odorant receptor 131-2-like: MVINDGIQLTVTITLFVLSYIFYKINVSFCCFFILVAVFTTRNTPVNLASMAIERYIAICEPLRHSQICTVRRTYIVIGLIWFISVAPDITDLFVTLATESLSFFHESVFCLRQNVFKDPILAYKRQVFDIIYFSCVFLTLVFTYLRILFAARALSTEKMSAQRARNTILIHGAQLAMCMLSYISPSVEIILRLIFPGRILEIRFANYLIVYILPRFLSQIIYGVRDKKFRKYLKLYLLGCRCRVKLQRVAPPAKEDM; the protein is encoded by the coding sequence ATGGTGATCAATGACGGCATCCAGCTGACCGTCACCATCACGCTGTTCGTCCTCAGCTACATCTTCTACAAGATTAACGTCTCTTTCTGCTGCTTCTTCATCCTGGTGGCGGTCTTCACCACCAGAAACACACCGGTCAACCTAGCCAGCATGGCCATAGAGCGCTACATTGCTATTTGCGAGCCTCTGCGCCACTCCCAGATCTGCACGGTGAGGAGGACTTACATCGTCATCGGGTTGATTTGGTTTATAAGTGTGGCTCCGGATATCACAGATTTGTTTGTGACGCTAGCAACGGAGTCCCTGAGCTTCTTTCACGAGTCGGTGTTCTGCTTGAGGCAGAATGTGTTCAAAGACCCGATCCTGGCCTACAAAAGACAAGTCTTTGACATCATCTACTTCTCCTGTGTGTTCCTGACTCTGGTCTTCACCTACTTGAGGATCCTGTTTGCAGCCCGGGCCCTCTCCACGGAGAAGATGTCGGCCCAGAGAGCCAGGAACACCATCCTGATCCACGGGGCCCAGCTGGCCATGTGCATGCTCTCCTACATATCCCCCAGCGTGGAGATCATTCTGCGGCTCATCTTCCCCGGCCGGATCCTAGAAATCAGATTCGCAAACTACCTGATCGTCTACATCCTGCCCCGCTTCCTGAGCCAAATAATCTACGGCGTCAGAGACAAAAAGTTCAGGAAGTACCTCAAGTTGTACCTTCTGGGCTGCAGGTGCAGGGTCAAACTGCAGAGAGTGGCCCCCCCGGCCAAAGAGGACATGTAA